The sequence ACGCACGTTTTTGATTCTCTAAGTGCCTCTGCGGGGCAGGTGCTGCTTGTGCTGAAAATTCGGGAATTTATTGATAATAAAATTGATTTTGATACGATAGTAGAAAAGATAAATGCTTTTATAAAAGAGATGAAAACATATTTTGTTCTTGAAAATCTCGAAACTCTTATGAAAAGCGGACGCATGAGTAAAATCACTGGTTTAATAGCGGCAACTCTTTCACTTAGACCAATTATGGGCAGCGACGGTGATGGACGAATTAAATTATATGAAAAGATCAGAGGAACAGAGCGCGCTCTTATTCGACTTGCAGAAATGATAGGGGAGCAGGGAATGAACCTTAAAGAACGCATCCTTGTAATTTCACATTGTAATGACAAAGAACGCGCGGAATTTTTTAAAGAGGAAGTTAAAAAAAGGCACACCTTTAAAGATATCATAATTGTTGAAACAGGTGGCACGAGCACTGTTTTTGCAAATCAGGGCGGACTTGTTATTGCATTTTAATTTATTTCCGGGAAAATACAAAAAGCTGGTATTGAACTCAATACCAGCTTTATTAATTGTGTAATTGAATTTAAAGAGCAAGATCGCCGCTTTCACCGGTTCTAATCCTAACTGCGTTGTCAATAGTTGACACAAATATTTTTCCGTCACCTATATTTCCAGTCTTACCTGTTTTTGCGATTACTGAAACAATTTCATCAACTAAATTATCATTGATTACTATTTCTATTTTTATTTTGGGAAGAAGATTT is a genomic window of Bacillota bacterium containing:
- a CDS encoding P-II family nitrogen regulator, with product MKKVEAIIKPEKFDEIKEALNHLDIKGMTIMQVLGFGNQKGQKKFYRGTEISLNLLPKIKIEIVINDNLVDEIVSVIAKTGKTGNIGDGKIFVSTIDNAVRIRTGESGDLAL
- a CDS encoding DegV family protein; translation: MSTTIITDGCCDLPPELCEALNVDISPLTISIENEEFLDDGHLDIRKLLHSLATHKEAPKTACPAPDEYLKRFKKSNESFCVTLSSRLSGSYNSAKFAQDILAEEEPTKRTHVFDSLSASAGQVLLVLKIREFIDNKIDFDTIVEKINAFIKEMKTYFVLENLETLMKSGRMSKITGLIAATLSLRPIMGSDGDGRIKLYEKIRGTERALIRLAEMIGEQGMNLKERILVISHCNDKERAEFFKEEVKKRHTFKDIIIVETGGTSTVFANQGGLVIAF